Proteins encoded in a region of the Blastococcus sp. Marseille-P5729 genome:
- a CDS encoding SDR family oxidoreductase has protein sequence MADKLNRFEGKSAIITGGSRGIGLGIAEAILNEGGQVVITGRKPEQLEEAAKGLDAGDRLLTLAGNASQEEHRKELVDLAMEKFGKIDHVVGNVGINPFYGSTLDLPLDTARKVLDTNIVSTLGLIQLAWHAGMKDNGGSVVIIASVAGLRSAGPIGIYGTSKAGLIQLTQQLSIDMAPGVRVNCISPAVVKTRFAEALYADNEQEVADSYPLKRLGRPEDIGATAAFLLSDDAGWITGQNIVVDGGALHTPKT, from the coding sequence ATGGCCGACAAGCTCAACCGTTTCGAAGGCAAGTCCGCGATCATCACCGGTGGCAGCCGGGGTATCGGTCTCGGTATCGCCGAGGCAATCCTGAACGAAGGCGGCCAGGTCGTCATCACCGGTCGCAAGCCCGAGCAGCTCGAGGAGGCCGCCAAGGGGCTGGACGCCGGCGACCGCCTGCTGACCCTCGCAGGCAACGCCTCCCAGGAGGAGCACCGCAAGGAGCTCGTCGACCTCGCGATGGAGAAGTTCGGCAAGATCGACCATGTCGTCGGCAACGTCGGCATCAACCCCTTCTACGGCTCGACGCTCGACCTCCCCCTCGATACCGCCCGCAAGGTGCTCGACACCAACATCGTCTCGACCCTCGGCCTGATCCAGCTCGCCTGGCACGCCGGCATGAAGGACAACGGCGGCTCGGTCGTCATCATCGCCTCGGTCGCGGGTCTGCGCTCGGCCGGCCCGATCGGCATCTACGGCACCTCGAAGGCCGGCTTGATCCAGCTCACCCAGCAGCTGTCGATCGACATGGCCCCCGGCGTCCGCGTCAACTGCATCTCCCCGGCCGTGGTCAAGACCCGCTTCGCTGAGGCGCTGTACGCCGACAACGAGCAGGAGGTCGCCGACTCCTACCCGCTCAAGCGCCTGGGCCGGCCCGAGGACATCGGCGCCACCGCGGCATTCCTGCTCTCGGACGACGCCGGCTGGATCACCGGCCAGAACATCGTCGTCGACGGCGGCGCGCTGCACACCCCGAAGACCTGA
- a CDS encoding GDSL-type esterase/lipase family protein gives MRPERVVVHGLGDSLTAAIADVWSNDPLVPWHEIMVDLLRLMGTDATLTSRLASIGVTSQDVLASQLPQADIRPGDLVCLWIGGNDVLRSSYTLDQTRAAVTRVFDAVQEAGGSPLTMELPRISSVLPGPSWAMRAWDRQGALVNRLIAARSTAAGGIHVPWPGNHVTGPDGTHLSQAGHYYYAERYAVALAERWGLAPPEVVVPDGLPSFTARQRWQWYLRNGWRWMLRRRLDRRPARR, from the coding sequence ATGAGGCCCGAGCGGGTCGTCGTCCACGGGCTGGGCGACTCGCTGACCGCCGCGATCGCCGACGTGTGGAGCAACGACCCGCTGGTGCCATGGCACGAGATCATGGTCGACCTGCTGCGCCTGATGGGCACCGACGCGACGCTCACCTCACGCCTGGCGAGCATCGGAGTGACCTCGCAGGACGTGCTCGCCAGCCAGTTGCCGCAGGCCGACATCCGGCCGGGGGACCTGGTGTGCCTGTGGATCGGCGGGAACGACGTCCTGCGGTCGTCGTACACCCTCGATCAGACGCGCGCTGCGGTGACCCGCGTGTTCGACGCGGTACAGGAGGCCGGCGGCTCTCCGCTGACGATGGAGCTGCCGCGGATCTCGTCGGTCCTGCCCGGCCCGTCCTGGGCGATGCGGGCGTGGGATCGGCAGGGGGCGCTGGTCAACCGGCTCATCGCGGCACGATCAACGGCGGCGGGCGGCATCCACGTGCCGTGGCCAGGAAACCACGTCACGGGGCCGGACGGGACCCACCTCTCGCAGGCCGGGCACTACTACTACGCCGAGCGGTACGCCGTGGCCCTCGCCGAGCGGTGGGGACTGGCCCCGCCGGAGGTCGTCGTCCCCGATGGTCTGCCGAGCTTCACCGCGCGGCAGCGCTGGCAGTGGTACCTGCGCAACGGCTGGCGCTGGATGCTGCGCCGCCGCCTCGACCGCCGCCCCGCCCGACGCTGA
- a CDS encoding GNAT family N-acetyltransferase encodes MNIRPFEERDRAACEKLAPRLMENVNPFHDEGTGPFDTVEWMLAAEEATNQTPTAVYVAEDDQGVAGMVKVFMKGQMVGQKEAYVDGLAVDERVAREGVGTKLMEACEDWARGRGHKWIHIETPASNQTARDFYAAIGYGEQVVKLSKEL; translated from the coding sequence ATGAACATCCGCCCGTTCGAAGAACGTGATCGTGCCGCCTGCGAGAAGCTGGCACCGCGTCTGATGGAGAACGTCAACCCCTTCCATGACGAAGGCACCGGGCCGTTCGACACCGTCGAGTGGATGCTCGCCGCGGAGGAGGCCACCAACCAGACCCCGACCGCCGTGTACGTCGCCGAGGACGACCAGGGCGTCGCCGGCATGGTGAAGGTGTTCATGAAGGGCCAGATGGTCGGTCAGAAGGAGGCGTACGTCGACGGTCTCGCCGTCGACGAGCGCGTCGCGCGGGAGGGCGTCGGCACCAAGCTGATGGAGGCGTGTGAGGACTGGGCCCGCGGCCGTGGCCACAAGTGGATTCACATCGAGACCCCGGCGTCTAACCAGACCGCTCGTGACTTCTACGCGGCAATCGGCTATGGCGAACAGGTCGTCAAGCTCTCGAAGGAGCTATAG
- the poxB gene encoding ubiquinone-dependent pyruvate dehydrogenase: MARTIAMNIVDMLKANGVRRIYGVPGDSLNGLTDAIRRDGSIEWVHTRHEEGAAFAAAADAELTGQLAVCVGSCGPGNLHLINGLYDANRSRVPVLAIAAQIPSGEIGSGYFQETHPAELFRECSIYSELVAHPAQMPRVLEIAVRAAIEKRGVAVISIPGDIALMKPTDDRVSVIVPARSHVTPHADDLQRAADLLNESRRTTILAGAGVAGAHDDVLALAEALGAPIVHTMRGKQHIEHDNPYDVGMTGLLGFASGYRAMESADTVLMLGTDFPYQQFYPEHAQFVQVDVRGEQLGRRVPVDVGLVGDVGDTARALLPLLQRNTDRDHLDDSVAHYRKTREKLDDLATPARKGKAIHPQYVARLVDELAAPDAVFIPDVGSPVIYAARYLRATGDRRIIGSFTHGSMANAVPHAVGAQLADPERQVIALSGDGGLTMLLGELLTVTQNKLPVKIVVFNNSSLNFVELEMKAAGFVDFGTGLDNPNLAALAEALGIKAWRVEESDDLESALRGAFSHDGPALVDVVTARQELTIPPSVTAEQVKGFTLYAIRTVLSGRGDELLDLAAQNFRQLF; encoded by the coding sequence ATGGCGCGCACCATCGCGATGAACATCGTCGACATGCTCAAGGCCAACGGCGTACGGCGGATCTACGGCGTACCCGGAGATTCGCTCAACGGCCTGACCGATGCGATCCGCCGCGACGGATCGATCGAGTGGGTGCACACCCGCCACGAGGAGGGCGCCGCGTTCGCCGCGGCGGCCGACGCCGAGCTGACCGGCCAGCTCGCGGTGTGCGTCGGCAGTTGCGGTCCCGGCAACCTGCACCTGATCAACGGGTTGTACGACGCCAACCGCAGTCGCGTCCCGGTGCTGGCGATCGCGGCACAGATCCCCAGCGGCGAGATCGGCAGCGGCTACTTCCAGGAGACCCACCCAGCGGAGCTGTTCCGCGAATGCAGCATCTACAGCGAGCTCGTCGCGCACCCCGCGCAGATGCCGCGCGTGCTGGAGATCGCCGTGCGCGCAGCGATCGAGAAGCGCGGCGTCGCGGTGATCAGCATTCCCGGCGACATTGCGCTGATGAAGCCGACCGATGACCGCGTGAGCGTCATCGTCCCGGCGCGCTCGCACGTGACTCCGCACGCCGACGACCTGCAGCGGGCCGCCGACCTGCTGAATGAATCGCGGCGTACAACGATCCTGGCCGGCGCCGGCGTGGCGGGCGCGCACGACGATGTCCTCGCGCTCGCCGAGGCACTGGGCGCCCCGATCGTGCACACCATGCGCGGCAAGCAGCACATCGAGCACGACAACCCATACGACGTCGGCATGACCGGTCTGCTCGGGTTCGCCAGCGGCTACCGCGCGATGGAATCTGCCGACACCGTGCTGATGCTCGGCACCGACTTCCCCTACCAGCAGTTCTATCCGGAGCACGCGCAGTTCGTGCAGGTCGACGTTCGCGGGGAGCAACTCGGGCGCCGGGTGCCGGTCGACGTGGGGCTGGTGGGCGACGTCGGCGACACGGCCCGCGCGCTGCTGCCGCTGTTGCAGCGCAACACCGACCGCGACCACCTCGACGACTCCGTCGCGCACTACCGCAAGACGCGCGAGAAACTCGATGACCTCGCGACGCCGGCGAGGAAGGGCAAGGCGATCCATCCGCAGTACGTCGCGCGGCTGGTCGACGAGCTCGCGGCGCCGGACGCCGTCTTCATCCCCGACGTCGGATCGCCGGTCATCTACGCCGCGCGCTACCTGCGCGCGACCGGCGACCGCCGCATCATCGGGTCGTTCACGCACGGGTCGATGGCGAACGCCGTACCGCACGCCGTCGGCGCGCAACTGGCCGATCCGGAGCGTCAGGTCATCGCGCTCAGCGGCGACGGCGGGCTCACCATGCTGCTCGGCGAGCTGCTCACCGTCACGCAGAACAAGCTGCCGGTGAAGATCGTCGTGTTCAACAACTCGTCGCTGAACTTCGTCGAGTTGGAGATGAAGGCGGCCGGGTTCGTCGACTTCGGCACCGGCCTCGACAACCCGAACCTGGCTGCGCTCGCCGAAGCGCTCGGCATCAAGGCCTGGCGGGTCGAGGAGTCCGACGACCTTGAGTCGGCCCTCCGTGGAGCCTTCTCGCACGACGGCCCTGCTCTGGTCGACGTGGTGACCGCCCGCCAGGAGCTCACCATCCCGCCGTCCGTCACTGCAGAGCAGGTCAAGGGGTTCACGCTCTATGCGATCCGCACCGTACTTTCCGGTCGCGGCGACGAACTGCTCGATCTGGCCGCGCAGAACTTCCGACAGTTGTTCTGA
- a CDS encoding glycosyltransferase — MTESWPPAMNGVATSSVRLVQELRARGHETRVIAPVTDQSPGEELHPAKSMRVGPTQEYTVGRLGAKTVRMIQQWRPDLIHVASPLSVGYSALRAARRHAVPAVAAYLTDFTAFSTQVMRGLPGTAVTSRAASKVQRALHSMATINVACSQYALNTLRRWGSPVPREWLRAIDTIRFTPHRRNERLAATNGRPRTIGYAGRLAGEKELDLLAALRGIEGTQLKIIGDGPARARLERLMPEAEFTGKLTGPAYPKAVSSLDLFVHPGRGETLSQVVLEALSSGVPCIVPDAGSGSTELVVPGVSGRHFTGGDAAALRAAALAELSVAQREPTAIAATVGHRTWESSMQSLLSSYDEALSAR; from the coding sequence GTGACCGAGTCGTGGCCGCCGGCGATGAACGGCGTGGCCACCTCGAGCGTGCGCCTGGTGCAGGAGCTGCGCGCGCGAGGGCACGAGACGCGCGTGATCGCGCCGGTCACCGACCAGTCGCCGGGCGAGGAGCTGCACCCCGCGAAGTCGATGCGCGTCGGCCCCACGCAGGAATACACCGTCGGCCGGCTGGGTGCGAAGACCGTCCGGATGATCCAGCAGTGGCGCCCCGACCTGATACACGTCGCCTCGCCGCTGTCGGTCGGCTACAGCGCGCTGCGCGCTGCCCGCCGTCACGCCGTCCCCGCTGTCGCCGCCTACCTGACCGACTTCACCGCCTTCAGCACCCAGGTGATGCGCGGGCTGCCGGGCACCGCCGTCACCTCTCGCGCCGCGAGCAAGGTGCAGCGGGCACTGCACTCCATGGCCACCATCAACGTCGCCTGCTCGCAGTACGCACTCAACACCCTGCGCCGCTGGGGATCCCCGGTCCCGCGGGAATGGCTGCGGGCCATCGACACCATCCGGTTCACTCCGCACCGTCGGAACGAGCGTCTCGCCGCCACGAACGGCCGTCCGCGGACCATCGGCTACGCAGGCCGCCTCGCCGGTGAGAAGGAGCTCGACCTGCTCGCCGCGTTGCGCGGTATCGAGGGCACGCAGCTGAAGATCATCGGCGACGGCCCCGCGCGGGCCAGGCTCGAACGGCTCATGCCCGAGGCGGAGTTCACCGGAAAGCTCACCGGACCGGCCTACCCGAAGGCCGTGTCGTCTCTGGACCTGTTCGTGCATCCCGGCCGCGGGGAGACGCTGTCCCAGGTCGTGCTCGAGGCACTCTCGTCTGGGGTGCCGTGCATCGTGCCGGACGCCGGATCGGGCAGCACCGAGCTCGTCGTCCCCGGCGTCTCGGGCCGGCACTTCACCGGCGGGGACGCCGCGGCGCTGCGGGCTGCCGCCCTCGCCGAGCTGTCAGTGGCGCAGCGTGAGCCCACGGCCATCGCGGCAACCGTGGGACACCGGACGTGGGAGTCGAGCATGCAGTCCCTGCTGTCGTCGTACGACGAGGCGTTGAGTGCCCGCTGA
- a CDS encoding glycosyltransferase, whose translation MPADRRLKVLRLANFVSPTSGGIRTVMRRLSHAHADLGVHSTIVVPGPSSGIEAVPGVLDVGTLPGMPLAPGQPYRLVLSRPAIRSLIDEVRPDVVEVHDQLTLAWVGGECRGRGIRSVLVAHERLDLLAAFWSRLPVAARPTLRWLARLGRSVDAVVAPSEFAATPYADAGIDVSVIPWGVDHSIFHLRDVTTRSSEARPTAGGDSEAKPTAGGIRLVHAGRLSAEKDPTLSARAAEYIAGTGVDVELIVIGSGPEAAQVARHPHARMVGYVDGPHRMAELLRSADVFVAPGPFETFGVSALEAMACGLPVVCRESGSISEIPQTRPAPGTAQGFGEAALALRRDPRARAGSAASAASYTWEEAARQLLAGYER comes from the coding sequence GTGCCCGCTGATCGCCGTCTGAAGGTCCTGCGCCTGGCCAACTTCGTATCACCCACCAGCGGCGGCATACGCACCGTCATGCGGCGGTTGTCGCACGCCCACGCCGACCTAGGGGTGCACAGCACGATCGTCGTCCCGGGACCGTCGTCCGGCATCGAGGCGGTGCCGGGGGTGCTGGACGTCGGCACGCTGCCCGGGATGCCGCTCGCCCCCGGACAGCCCTACCGTCTGGTGCTCAGCCGGCCAGCGATCCGGTCCCTGATCGACGAGGTGCGCCCGGACGTCGTCGAGGTGCACGACCAGCTGACGCTCGCCTGGGTGGGCGGCGAGTGTCGCGGGCGCGGCATCCGGTCGGTGCTGGTCGCGCACGAGCGGCTCGACCTGCTCGCGGCCTTCTGGAGCCGGCTGCCCGTAGCGGCGCGACCGACCTTGCGCTGGCTGGCGCGACTAGGCCGCTCCGTCGATGCCGTCGTCGCGCCGAGCGAGTTCGCCGCCACGCCGTACGCCGACGCCGGCATCGACGTGAGCGTCATCCCGTGGGGCGTCGACCACTCGATCTTCCACCTGCGGGACGTTACGACTCGCTCTAGCGAGGCAAGACCCACCGCAGGTGGGGATAGCGAGGCAAAACCCACCGCGGGTGGGATTCGGCTGGTGCACGCCGGGCGGCTCTCCGCAGAGAAGGACCCGACGCTGAGCGCCCGGGCCGCGGAGTACATCGCCGGCACCGGGGTGGACGTCGAGCTGATCGTGATCGGCTCGGGACCGGAGGCGGCGCAGGTCGCTCGCCACCCGCATGCCCGCATGGTCGGGTACGTCGATGGTCCACACCGGATGGCCGAGCTGCTGCGCTCCGCGGACGTGTTTGTCGCGCCCGGTCCTTTCGAAACCTTCGGGGTCAGCGCGCTCGAGGCAATGGCGTGCGGGCTACCGGTGGTCTGCCGCGAGTCCGGGTCGATCAGCGAGATCCCGCAGACTCGCCCCGCGCCGGGCACTGCACAGGGCTTCGGCGAGGCCGCGCTGGCGCTGCGGCGCGATCCCCGGGCACGGGCCGGGTCGGCGGCGTCCGCCGCGAGCTACACGTGGGAGGAGGCGGCGCGGCAGCTGCTGGCCGGGTACGAGCGATGA
- a CDS encoding UDP-glucose/GDP-mannose dehydrogenase family protein, which translates to MSRRISVSGLGYLGLVHAICLAHEGFEVVGIDIDRHRVDGLRKGRLPFFEPGLEEVFRAARRRITFTHRVADLADCDVHFLCVGTPQSADGRETDTSHVFDAALGLVPYLKPDALVVGKSTVPVGTAALLSTALRQAAGREVRLAWSPEFVRQGRCVHDTLNPDRIVYGTGGSRPQDDVDVLDEIFAPQYSRGTQRLVVDYATAELVKVAANAFLATKISFINAVAELCEQSGADVVALAEAIGMDARIGHQFLSAGLGFGGGCLPKDLAGFQARAEEYGAEPAVTMMRAVEQVNGKARTNVVELALDMCDGDLMGKNITVLGAAFKPHTDDVRESPALDVARICDALGARVTVHDPLAIDNAKKAHPRLRYERDVLRAARGADVVLHLTEWPDYRELDPESLGRVVRRRRIIDGRHGLKPEQWSRAGWSYRAWGRPLASTFFDVDVDAQAWAVGG; encoded by the coding sequence ATGAGCCGTCGAATCTCGGTCAGCGGTCTGGGGTATCTCGGCCTCGTCCACGCGATCTGCCTCGCTCACGAAGGGTTCGAGGTCGTCGGCATCGACATCGACCGGCATCGCGTCGATGGTCTCCGCAAGGGCCGGCTGCCGTTCTTCGAGCCGGGGCTGGAGGAGGTCTTCCGCGCCGCGCGTCGGCGGATCACCTTCACGCACCGCGTCGCCGACCTCGCCGACTGCGACGTCCACTTCCTGTGCGTCGGGACTCCGCAGAGTGCCGATGGGCGCGAGACCGACACGTCGCACGTCTTCGACGCCGCGCTCGGCCTGGTGCCCTATCTGAAGCCGGACGCCCTGGTGGTCGGCAAGTCAACCGTCCCGGTCGGAACCGCAGCCCTGCTGTCGACCGCGCTGCGTCAGGCCGCGGGCCGCGAGGTGCGCCTGGCGTGGAGCCCGGAGTTCGTCCGCCAAGGCCGGTGCGTACACGACACGCTCAACCCGGACCGGATCGTCTACGGGACCGGCGGCAGCCGCCCTCAGGACGACGTGGACGTGCTCGATGAGATTTTTGCGCCGCAGTACTCACGCGGCACCCAGCGTCTGGTGGTCGACTACGCGACCGCCGAGCTGGTCAAGGTGGCCGCCAACGCCTTTCTGGCCACGAAGATCTCATTCATCAACGCGGTCGCCGAGCTGTGTGAGCAGTCCGGGGCGGACGTCGTCGCGCTCGCCGAGGCGATCGGCATGGACGCGCGCATCGGTCACCAGTTCCTGTCGGCCGGGCTCGGGTTCGGGGGAGGGTGTCTGCCCAAGGACCTCGCCGGCTTCCAAGCGCGCGCCGAGGAGTACGGCGCCGAGCCCGCCGTGACGATGATGCGCGCCGTCGAGCAGGTCAACGGCAAGGCCCGCACCAACGTCGTCGAGCTCGCCCTCGACATGTGCGACGGGGACCTGATGGGCAAGAACATCACGGTGCTGGGAGCGGCCTTCAAGCCGCACACGGACGACGTCCGCGAGTCGCCCGCTCTGGACGTGGCCCGGATCTGTGACGCCCTCGGCGCCCGGGTCACCGTGCACGACCCGCTCGCCATCGACAACGCGAAGAAGGCGCACCCGCGGCTTCGGTACGAGCGCGACGTCCTACGGGCCGCGCGCGGGGCAGACGTCGTCCTGCACCTCACCGAGTGGCCCGACTATCGCGAGTTGGACCCCGAGTCACTCGGCCGCGTCGTACGTCGCCGGCGGATCATCGACGGCCGTCACGGCCTCAAGCCCGAGCAGTGGAGCCGGGCAGGGTGGAGCTATCGCGCGTGGGGGAGACCCCTCGCATCGACTTTCTTCGATGTCGATGTCGATGCTCAGGCGTGGGCGGTCGGCGGGTGA
- a CDS encoding MerR family transcriptional regulator — translation MTERTQAMTAWTVGKVADTFGVTVRTLHHYDEIGLLTPSERSPAGYRLYTQEDLTRLQQIVVYRRLELPLEEIAALLDDGENAADHLRRQRATVMSRLDELRELVEAIDLALEKEMSNEKMTDDEMRQLFGDAFDESYAEEAQQRWGETDAWKQSQERTAKYTKADWQQVKAEGDAVNEAFAAAMDAGEPATSERAMDAAELHRQSIERFYDCGYDMQRNLADMYVGDERFTAYYDAVRPGMAQYVRDAIHANADRRS, via the coding sequence ATGACCGAGAGGACGCAGGCGATGACCGCCTGGACAGTAGGGAAGGTGGCCGACACCTTCGGTGTCACGGTGCGCACGCTGCACCACTACGACGAGATCGGGCTGCTCACCCCCAGTGAGCGCTCCCCGGCCGGCTACCGGCTCTACACCCAGGAGGACCTCACCCGCCTCCAGCAGATCGTGGTCTACCGGCGGCTCGAGCTGCCGCTGGAGGAGATCGCCGCCCTGTTGGACGACGGAGAGAACGCGGCCGATCACCTGCGTCGTCAGCGCGCAACGGTCATGTCCCGCCTGGACGAGCTGCGCGAGCTCGTCGAGGCAATCGACCTTGCATTGGAGAAGGAAATGAGCAACGAGAAGATGACCGACGACGAGATGCGCCAGCTGTTCGGCGACGCCTTCGACGAGTCGTACGCCGAGGAGGCGCAGCAGCGCTGGGGCGAGACCGACGCATGGAAGCAGTCCCAGGAGCGGACGGCGAAGTACACCAAGGCCGACTGGCAGCAGGTGAAGGCAGAGGGGGACGCCGTCAACGAGGCGTTCGCGGCCGCGATGGACGCCGGCGAGCCGGCGACCAGCGAGCGGGCCATGGACGCAGCCGAGCTGCACCGCCAGAGCATCGAGCGGTTCTACGACTGCGGCTACGACATGCAGCGCAACCTGGCGGACATGTACGTGGGCGACGAGCGATTCACCGCGTACTACGACGCCGTCCGACCGGGGATGGCGCAGTACGTCCGCGACGCCATCCACGCCAACGCCGACCGCCGTAGCTAG
- the lysS gene encoding lysine--tRNA ligase, protein MAQNPDLSPNDDQQDDDLPEQLRIRREKRDRLLGDGIEPYVVSVPRTTSLAQVRQRHPDLPADTQTGERVGVTGRLIFMRNTGKLCFATLREGGVELQVMLSLANVGEQSLARWKSDVDLGDHIFAEGEVITSKRGELSVMADSWQLTAKAIRPLPVAHKPMNEETRIRQRYADLIVRPEARRMVETRGRTIASLRRTLGDHGFIEVETPMLQAVQGGAPARPFTTYYNAYDQDVYLRIAPELFLKRGVVGGIDRVFEINRNFRNEGADSTHSPEFVMLEFYQAYADYNDVAALTQELYQQAAQDAVGALSFERWDDSSIDLSGEWPKRSLYEMASEGSGAKLTPETSLDELRSVADRIGVKVNPAWVAGKVLEEIFEATSSDLLSGPLFVIDFPVDTSPLVRAHRSIPGVVEKWDLYIDGMECATGYSELVDPVIQRERFTDQAAQRAGGDVEAMDVDEDFLRALEYGMPPTGGVGIGVDRMLRVFTGRGIRETILFPFVKPE, encoded by the coding sequence GTGGCGCAGAACCCCGATCTATCCCCGAACGACGACCAGCAGGACGACGACCTCCCCGAGCAGCTGCGGATCCGCCGCGAGAAGCGTGATCGCCTGCTCGGTGACGGAATCGAGCCGTACGTCGTCTCCGTACCCCGCACCACCTCGCTTGCGCAGGTCCGTCAGCGGCACCCGGACCTGCCCGCCGACACCCAGACCGGCGAGCGCGTCGGCGTCACCGGCCGGCTGATCTTCATGCGCAACACCGGCAAGCTCTGCTTTGCCACGCTGCGCGAGGGCGGCGTGGAGCTGCAGGTGATGCTGTCGCTGGCCAACGTCGGTGAGCAGTCGCTCGCGCGCTGGAAGTCGGACGTCGACCTGGGCGATCACATCTTCGCCGAGGGCGAGGTGATCACCTCCAAGCGCGGGGAGCTGTCGGTGATGGCCGACTCGTGGCAGCTGACGGCCAAGGCGATCCGGCCGCTTCCGGTGGCGCACAAGCCGATGAACGAGGAGACCCGGATCCGCCAGCGGTACGCCGACCTGATCGTGCGTCCCGAGGCGCGCCGGATGGTCGAGACGCGCGGTCGGACGATCGCCTCGCTGCGCCGTACGCTCGGTGACCACGGCTTCATCGAGGTCGAGACGCCGATGCTGCAGGCGGTGCAGGGCGGCGCCCCGGCGCGGCCGTTCACCACCTACTACAACGCCTACGACCAGGACGTCTACCTGCGGATCGCGCCCGAGCTGTTTCTGAAGCGGGGCGTCGTCGGCGGCATCGACCGGGTCTTCGAGATCAACCGCAACTTCCGCAACGAGGGAGCCGACTCGACGCACTCGCCGGAGTTCGTGATGCTTGAGTTCTACCAGGCGTACGCCGACTACAACGACGTCGCCGCGCTGACCCAGGAGCTCTACCAGCAGGCGGCGCAGGACGCCGTCGGGGCCCTGAGCTTCGAGCGCTGGGACGACTCGTCGATCGACCTGTCCGGGGAGTGGCCCAAGCGCTCGCTGTACGAGATGGCCTCCGAAGGCTCGGGTGCCAAGCTGACGCCGGAGACCTCCCTCGACGAGCTGCGTTCGGTGGCCGACCGCATTGGGGTGAAGGTCAACCCCGCGTGGGTCGCCGGCAAGGTGCTGGAGGAGATCTTCGAGGCGACGTCGTCCGACCTGCTCTCCGGGCCGCTGTTCGTGATCGATTTCCCGGTCGACACCTCGCCGCTGGTGCGCGCCCACCGCTCGATCCCCGGCGTAGTGGAGAAGTGGGACCTCTACATCGACGGCATGGAATGCGCCACCGGGTACTCCGAGCTCGTAGATCCGGTGATCCAGCGTGAGCGGTTCACCGACCAGGCCGCGCAGCGGGCGGGCGGGGACGTCGAGGCGATGGACGTCGACGAGGACTTCCTGCGGGCGCTCGAGTACGGCATGCCACCCACCGGCGGGGTCGGCATCGGCGTGGACCGGATGCTGCGGGTGTTCACCGGCCGCGGCATCCGCGAGACCATCCTGTTCCCCTTCGTCAAGCCCGAGTAG